AACTCTCGCGGTCCAGAATCAAAAAAAGAATCCTTCGGGGCGTTAAATAACTTGTATCCATAGAACATCTGGCGTGGCATAGATAATGAATAAATAGGAGTTAATATAATTCCAATTGCCATTACAAAAGTAATTAGTAGTTTTGGCATTAAAAGATATTTTTGGCCGGTAATTATTCCAAAAAATACTATCAATTCGGCAACAAAACCACTCATACCTGGTAATGCAAGGGAAGCCATCGAAAAGCTACTGAACATCGTGAACATTTTTGGCATTGGAATAGCTATTCCGCCCATTTCGTCAAGATAAACAAGGCGGATTCTATCATAAGTCGTTCCCGCCAAGAAAAAAAGTGCAGCACCAATAAATCCATGAGAGATTATTTGTAAAAGGGCTCCATTTAGTCCCGTATCGGTTAGAGAACTAATTCCTATAATTATGAAACCCATATGAGAGACAGAGGAATAGGCTATTCTTTTTTTTAAATTCCGTTGGCCAAGAGATGTTGAAGCTGCATAGATTATTTGTATTGTACCTATTATCATCAACCAAGGAGAAAATATAGAATGGGCATGAGGTAATAATTCCATATTGATTCGAATTAATCCATACGCTCCCATTTTTAATAAGATTCCGGCTAGAAGCATACAAGTACTGTAATGTGCTTCTCCATGGGTATCTGGTAACCATGTGTGTAGGGGGATAATGGGCGATTTGACAGCAAAAGCAATAAAAAATCCAATATAGAAGATTATTTCTAAAACCACAGGATATGACTGATTAACTGATGTTTCAAAATTTAATGTTGGTTCATTAGAACCATATAAAGCAACACCCAAAACTCCCATTAAGAGAAAAACGGAACCCCCCGCCGTGTACAAAATAAATTTTGTAGCTGAGTACAGACGTTTCTTTCCTCCCCACATGGCTAGAAGTAGATAAACAGGAATTAATTCTAACTCCCACATGATGAAAAAAAGTAAAAGGTCCCGAGACGAAAATAATCCAATTTGACCACTGTACATTGCTAACATGAGAAAATGGAATAATCTAGAATCTCGAGTAACTGGCCAAGCCGCTAAAGTCGCTAAAGTAGTGATAAATCCTGTTAATAAAATGGGTCCTATAGAAAGTCCATCTATTCCTAATCTCCAATGGAAATCAAAAAAATCGATCCATTTATAATCCTCTACTAGTTGGATTAATGGATCATCCGATTGGAAATGATAACAAAATGCATAAGTTGTTAGAAGGAGTTCTAAAATACATATACATATTGTATACCACCTAATTACCCTATTTCCTTTATGGGGAAGAAAGAAAATTAAAGAACCCGCAAATATCGGAAAAACGACAATTATTGTTAACCAAGGAAAATAATTC
The DNA window shown above is from Solanum lycopersicum chloroplast, complete genome and carries:
- the ndhD gene encoding NADH-plastoquinone oxidoreductase subunit 4 (start codon may be formed as a result of RNA editing) translates to TNYFPWLTIIVVFPIFAGSLIFFLPHKGNRVIRWYTICICILELLLTTYAFCYHFQSDDPLIQLVEDYKWIDFFDFHWRLGIDGLSIGPILLTGFITTLATLAAWPVTRDSRLFHFLMLAMYSGQIGLFSSRDLLLFFIMWELELIPVYLLLAMWGGKKRLYSATKFILYTAGGSVFLLMGVLGVALYGSNEPTLNFETSVNQSYPVVLEIIFYIGFFIAFAVKSPIIPLHTWLPDTHGEAHYSTCMLLAGILLKMGAYGLIRINMELLPHAHSIFSPWLMIIGTIQIIYAASTSLGQRNLKKRIAYSSVSHMGFIIIGISSLTDTGLNGALLQIISHGFIGAALFFLAGTTYDRIRLVYLDEMGGIAIPMPKMFTMFSSFSMASLALPGMSGFVAELIVFFGIITGQKYLLMPKLLITFVMAIGIILTPIYSLSMPRQMFYGYKLFNAPKDSFFDSGPRELFLSISIFLPVIGIGIYPDFVLSLAVDKVEVILSNFFYR